A segment of the Candidatus Dormiibacterota bacterium genome:
CGGAGCGATCGCGATAGCGACGTCGGCCGGAAGGTGCGGCACGCGCTCCAAAAACGCCGCAAGGAACGCGCGCGTCTCCGCGATCGTCTTGTGCATCTTCCAGTTGCCGGCGATGAGTGTCGTCGGCATGGGTTATGCGTGGACCGGCGGCTGCAGCGCCGCGACGCCCGGCAACACGGCGCCCTCCAGAAACTCCAGCGTCGCTCCGCCGCCGGTCGAAACGTGCGTCATGCCGGCGGCAAAGCCGAGCATGTGCGCGGCAGCCGCGGCGTCGCCGCCGCCGACAACGCTCGTCGCGCCGTGAAGTGTGGCCGTTGCGATTGCTTCTCCGACAACCTGGGTGCCGCGCCGATACGGCGGCTTTTCGTAGACGCCCATCGGGCCGTTGAAAACGATCGTCTTCGCTCCGGCGATTGCCGCGGCGTACGCCTGCGCGGTTTTGGGGCCGATATCGAGGATCATGTTTGCGCCGACCGCGTCGATCGCGACGACGTGCGCGTGCGTGTCCGCATCGAACGCATCGGAGACCACCGCGTCAACCGGTAAATGCAGCGTGACGCCTTTGGCGCGGGCCGCTGCCAGAATCTGCTTGGCCGGTTCGAGATCGCTATCTTTGAGCGACGATCCCACGTCGATACCTTGCGCCGCGAGAAACGTGTTCGCCATGCCGCCGCCGATGCAGAAGGCATCGACGCGATCGAGGAGATGCGTGAAGACGCCGACCTTATCGCGTACTTTCGCTCCGCCGATCACGCAGATGAAGGGACGCGGCGGGTGATCGATGAGCGCAGCCAGTGCGCGCAGCTCGGCTTCCATCAGGAGCCCCGCAGCATTTGGCAACAGATGGGCGACGCCTTCGGTCGATGCATGCGCGCGGTGCGCGGTTCCGAATGCGTCGTTGACGT
Coding sequences within it:
- a CDS encoding phosphoglycerate kinase, which translates into the protein MNFRTIDDLDVRGKRVLVREDLNVPMNDGAVADYTRIDAALPTLRTLRERGARIIVMSHLGRPDGKADPKYSLRPVAAALAERLGFAVAFAPDCIGAAAQSAANALRDGDILVLENVRFHAGEEQNDPGFARELASLGDLYVNDAFGTAHRAHASTEGVAHLLPNAAGLLMEAELRALAALIDHPPRPFICVIGGAKVRDKVGVFTHLLDRVDAFCIGGGMANTFLAAQGIDVGSSLKDSDLEPAKQILAAARAKGVTLHLPVDAVVSDAFDADTHAHVVAIDAVGANMILDIGPKTAQAYAAAIAGAKTIVFNGPMGVYEKPPYRRGTQVVGEAIATATLHGATSVVGGGDAAAAAHMLGFAAGMTHVSTGGGATLEFLEGAVLPGVAALQPPVHA